In the Alphaproteobacteria bacterium genome, GACGCCCGCCTCCTCGAGCGCGAGACGGATGAATTCGCCACGCCCCTGAATGGTCGGCCAGTAGTAGAGCTCGTAGCGCATGGGGCGCGTCTCCACTCAGCCGAGCGGCTGCGAATATTCCTCGTCCGTCACGTACTCCATCCACGTGACATGCTTGCCGTCGAGCGATTCCTGCATGGCGATGTGAGCCATCCCGGTATTGGGACCGGCGCCATGCCAGTGCTTCTCGTTCGGCGGAATCCAGACCGTGTCGCCCGCCTTGATCTCGCGGATCGGCCCGCCCTTCGCCTGCACGCGTCCGACGCCGGAGATGACATGCAAGGTCTGTCCGAGCGGGTGCGTGTGCCACGCGGTGCGCGCACCCGGCTCGAAGCTCACGCGCCCCGCGCGGATGCGCGCAGGCGCCGGCGCCTCGATGATCGGGTCCTGCCACACCACGCCGGTGAACGATTCCTTCGGCTGGCGACGGGTCGGTACCGAGCCGCTCGGTTTGATGTCCATGGGTGTCCTCCACTTTTGTGCGGC is a window encoding:
- a CDS encoding cupin domain-containing protein, which codes for MDIKPSGSVPTRRQPKESFTGVVWQDPIIEAPAPARIRAGRVSFEPGARTAWHTHPLGQTLHVISGVGRVQAKGGPIREIKAGDTVWIPPNEKHWHGAGPNTGMAHIAMQESLDGKHVTWMEYVTDEEYSQPLG